In Arachis hypogaea cultivar Tifrunner chromosome 7, arahy.Tifrunner.gnm2.J5K5, whole genome shotgun sequence, the genomic window TATCTATATTCACCAATGAGCCATGGGAACTTTTTTAAGTACAAAAACTCGACCGATATAGCCTGCTATCCAATATGCATTTGCCAACACGTTTTGACCTCAAGTGAAAATAAATGGAAGCAAAAAGATGGAGAATATTTTAGCTTAATAAATCATTAGTTGACATAAGATTAGAGAGTTACAGACAGAGTTCGAAAAGGTCAAATCTTTGATGATTCTATCATACATGATTGAGTTGCGAAAACTTTTGGATAGGTATCTTACATCTGAATTGAATtctttttggttaaaaaatctcTTTCTAGTTGCTTTGGAACAATTAGGAGATTTTCTAGAAGTTTGCTTCTAGCGGTTAATTTGGTGGAACATTTTACACTGCTAGAAATGTTAATCACTTAATCTCTATAAATATTCACAATATTTGTATTCATCTCCTCATACTTGACCTCATCGTATTAAAGAGATACCATAAATTATGAATTATCTAGCGTCTGCCAGCTTATAATACTACATTTAAGACATGGAATCCACACCGAATTCCGGTAAAAATTGGCATATACAAACAAAATTAGATCCATACAATATGATTGACATATGACGTGTAAGGCTCAAGACCAGAATCCCTAGCGTTGTAGAGGTCATTCCGTCTGGTATTTAACCTATTCTTGCTGATATTTATGATTTATATTCATAACATCGATATAAATAAACTCATGCATTTAATTTGCCTCTTCTAATCATTGGCACTGCCCAATATAAATGGATTTAAATATAACTATTATTTCGGTTAGAtgaaaaaattgaagaatatAACACGACAAACTTTGCCAATAATAGATGATATAATGTGCGCAATGACTTCTTAATCCAATCTGAATCACTCTCCTTTAAAGTGCTCTAAAGTGAGAAagttaataagataaaaaattaaaagtttagtcactcttaaattaagataatagaaTTCATGGtgtaaattacaaaattaacaataattaaacGGATACTTTCTTACTGTACTAATGTTgtcattttaaaaaatcttttttcctcTAATCCATTCATGTACATTACAGTGTCCTTCACCTCATAGAAATATTGATTGCTTTTGTTCATGCACTTTTCCTCGAATCAAGATTGGAGTTGATTTAgtcaaattttagttttatcaatcacttttaatacaaaaaataaaaaatatacatgtaTACATAAAGGTAGTactataattatttttctaaaaaagaaaatatacatAAGAAATATACAACAATGCCAAAGATTATTTAACGTTTTaatatatctatatatctatGAAGGTTGTTCAAATGATCATCTCAGCTCCACCACAATATATATAAAACACCCCATTATTTTCTTTCATTCCCGTATCTCTCAAAAGATACATTGCTCTTGTGGTTTGGGAAAGCATTAGCAAGAAAGTTTAATAACACATTTAGCAGTTGGGATTCAAAAGCTGAAGAGAAACTGATTAACATGGTGGTGCCTGAAATAATAGAGGAAAAAGATCGCAACAAGAGAATCATCAGAGACTTATACAAAGCTATAATCTCCAAAGACGCGGACACATTGCATCTCCTTCTTGCCCCAAACTTAGAATGGTGGTTCCATGGCCCACAACGTCATCGCCACCATTTGATTCCGTTCCTAACATGCTCTTTTTCTTCAGCATCATCATCAAACCCTTTTGTTCCTCATCTGATAGAAGAGTTTGGATCAACGGTGATTATCGCTGAAGGGTACGATAAGGTGAACAACGTGTGGTGGGTGCATGCATGGACTATTACCGTTGATGGGGTCATTACTCAGATCAGAGAGTATCTCAACACTTCGGTGATTGTCACTAAGCTTAGGAAGCATTTGGATGCTGACGATGATGATGCTTGTTACTCTTCCATGGGTCATTGCGTTTGGAAGAGCAAGCTCATTGATGACTCTGTGCCTGGACTTATTCTTGCAATATAGCCCTAACTCCGCTAGGGGTTGCAGCAGCAACCCTATCCGTAGGTACCTAACCGGGCACAATTGAGCGCAGAGTGAATTGATCTGCAAAACGAACACTGTACAGATTGAAACTCAACCCTATCCTATCCGACTAATCCTCCAGCCGCGCACATacgtatattatataaaaaatgtgtTAGGAAAGAATGTTGAACCAAAAACTTTTTAATCACTGAACCAATATCTTTATCAAAAGtttaacgttttttttttatataaaagtcaaATCTATTTAGAGATATATAAacacaaaattataattttaaaatcttattagaTTATtgaatgttatattttttttatgacctGTAAATTAAATACCGATAGAGTTAGGGTTAGTAAGATAGGATTGAGTTTTAGTGAAAAGTCAACCTAGAGTAAGAATGAAGTTGGGTCTAAACCTTACCCTATCCATTGTCATCCTTAAACTCCacaatatttgtatttattatcgTTGTGATTTCATTCAATAattgaatttcatatttttatttatagtatAAATTAAATCGTTTATTCGATCCAATTCAAATCGACAACCAACTAAAACTTgctctaatttaaatttaattagaatatgaATTAGATCGGATTGGATTTCAAATTTACTTCTCAAAACTAATCCAATCCAATTCAAATAGTATAatgtgatataatattattttttattattatatttaaaattttacctataatatatttattgttatactttttatcttattcatgtattattattatttagtgaatattttatgaatttaaaaagggatttatttatttattttaatcaatctataattttatttttattgatatgttattgttgattttttaatatactatatattgagacttgttatatcattgttaattatttaagatttaatgttgagacttgttatgtgtattcatttttttaatttacaaaaccgtCAATTTAATCAAATTCAAACCGCTTAAAATTGGATTGAATTGTTTAGAGAAAATTATCCAATTCAAATCGTACCGTAAATAAAATTAGTATTCGAATCAAATGAGTTTTTGACTCTTAAATTGATCCAAATTGCACTGTAAACACTCCTATTTCTATTTGAAAAAAAGTCATGTTCAGGTATTTAGCAaaatgaatagaaaaaaaatgttatatgtattccaaaatcaaccattaaaattatgtatgtacatatatgttatttaatttttttaatatagattttatatcttaacatatattttcacTTAAAAAATTATGGTTAAAACAACGATTTTTGAATGTAATTACGGTGATTTGAACGGTTATTATATCCAAAAATAGCATTTTCAAAAAACGACGTAATCCAAAGCACATTCTAGTGgttttaaatggcaattaaaaaatTTACGTTTTTACCTTTATAAAATAATAGCTTATCCTTTTAAAAATGGTAGTTTTTAACCGTCCTTTTTACTTAAACAAAATGACAGTTTATGCCTTTAAAATGGCGATTTTTAAATGCCATTTTTACCTTATTATAATTATAGCTTTTTTTGTCTTTTAAAGTCATTTAGAtcgtattaaaataattattttttatttgaagttccatttttgaaattcaaaacattaaaattttgtaataacaaaaaatatcataaaccaaacatcataatatttttaattcattcataatcatcgaAAATCAAAAGTCATAACTAATAAACAAAGCATCAAATATATCATGATTTTTTAGTTATACATATCTAAATATATGGTCCTTAACACATAATATTTCATCATGCGAGATTACGGTTTTTTGTTGCTTACTCCGAAAGGTCTACTTCTTAATTCTTTTGACAATGGAATCTCAGTCTCTTGATCTAATCCTTActactaggggtggcaaacgggccaaAATTCATTGGGTCGGCCTacataacccgccaaaaaaggcgggttgGGCTAGAAATTTAAAACTGCCAAACTTAAAAAACCCGCCTAACCCACACCGCCTAATCCGTGGGCTTTGGCGGGCTTTAGTAGGACAGGCTTTTGCAACGGGCCAGgcatttttttttgtcagggaccttttttttacaaatttctatgaTATTATTGATCTacaagatgatgaagatgataattgagatgttctaagttatattttggattatgttttatgtttgattgattataaacttgaagatatttaattatatattttagacaatgtttgttttgctttggacaatgttggttttattattttgtttttaaaaacttggtttatgattatatttactacatatttataattataaagactttaatgtttgtgaatttagaaattataattttttgtctttagaaattataattttattgaaatggTTGTGAAATTATTAGAGTGAACTGCCATCCCAGTCCCTGTCCATATTCGCGAATGACAAAACGAccattcaaaataaaaatgatcCACATCGGCCCTTGTCCACTACTTCCGTAACACAACGCGGTCCTCGTGGGTATTTCTCTGTCAACTCCAAACAAAAAATGCTGACATGTCACAATAACTTTGTGTGCTGGCATATGTCGCTGCTGATGTGGATGTCTGTTACATATGTGGACAATGTGAAATAGTCAGAGGTTTAGTTGTCCTGATCCACGTCCACAAAAAAACGTCGTCGTTTCCATCAAATGCGACCTTTCATACGTATTTCACACTTTGGATTTTCATAATACCCCTTCATTCGCCCCAAAGAattactagaaaaccctaagagagaacaTTCTTCACCACGGAGACCATTGTTGACCTCAG contains:
- the LOC112704017 gene encoding wound-induced protein 1-like, translated to MVVPEIIEEKDRNKRIIRDLYKAIISKDADTLHLLLAPNLEWWFHGPQRHRHHLIPFLTCSFSSASSSNPFVPHLIEEFGSTVIIAEGYDKVNNVWWVHAWTITVDGVITQIREYLNTSVIVTKLRKHLDADDDDACYSSMGHCVWKSKLIDDSVPGLILAI